In Scheffersomyces stipitis CBS 6054 chromosome 7, complete sequence, the DNA window ttttcatAATGTCCTTAACGATCCACAAATCTAGTTGTGTTTGAGAATGCTGGTGATTAAGTCGCTGGCATCAACAGATTCACCttctttgatcaagattTCTCCGACAACACCAGAAACAGGGGCAGAAATCACCATTTCCATCTTCATGGCGGACAACACTGCGATAGGGTCTCCCTTTTTGACATCCGTTCCAGACTGGGTTCTGATTTCAATGACGACACCAGCCATTGGGGCACCAACTTCGTTTGGCTGAGTAGCCTTACGTCTGGTGATGGTCTCGACAGAAACAGTCTTGTCGTCTACAGTGACAGAACGCATTTCACCGTTCAATTCAAAGAACACTTCTCTGGTACCCTTCTGTTGACTGATCTCACCAACAGCCAACAATTTCACGATCAAAGTCTTACCTTGTTCTATTTCGACACTCAACTCTTCACCAACATTGATACCCTTGAGGAAGTAACGTGTTGGCAAAACAGATAAGTCACCGTACTTTTCAACGATCTTACGGTATGACTCGTAGACCTTAGGGTACATAGTGTAAGAGGCCAAGTCGACTTCCTTAATGGAATTGCCGTACTTAGAAACTAACTCCTGCTTGAGCGCAGAGAAGTCAACTGGAGCCAACGAAAGACCCGGTCTTTCGTTCAATTTCTGTCTCTTGTTGCCTAACATATTGGTTCTCAAAGGTTCTGGGAATCCTCCGTATGGAGTACCCATCAAACCTTCCATGAAGTCAAGCACTGAGTCAGGGAAATCCAACTCACcagccaacttgttgacgtcttcttcagtcaagttgtttgaaACCATGAATTGAGCTAAGTCCCCAACGACCTTGGAGGTAGGAGTGACCTTGACAACGTCTCCCAATACCCTGTTGGCAATCTTGTATGTCTCCTTTGTCTGCAACCACTTAGCACCAAGACCCAATTGTTGGGCCTggaacaacaagttggtcaatTGACCACCAGGGATTTCGTGCTCGTACACTTCGGGGTCAGGTCCCTTCAAGTCGGCTTCGAAACACGAGTAGAGCAATCTCATCTGGGCCCAATAGTGGTCAATTTCTCTGACCAAACGCTCAGACAATCCGGTCTCAACCTCACCTTCAAACGAAGCCAAGATGGCACTGATAGAAGGCTGAGAAGTCATACCAGACATCGAGTTGGAAGCAGCATCAACCACATCAGCACCAGCcttagcagcagcagtcATAGAGGCGACACCAGTTCCAGCAGAGTCGTGAGTATGAACATGAATAGGTAAGTCAGGGTACTTGGCTCTGATCGCACTGACTAAATCAGTAGCAGCCTTAGGCTTCAAAGTACCGGCCATATCCTTGATACCCAAGAAGTGCGTACCCATAGCAACAATCTTGTCAACGACATCGACATAGTAGGCCAAATTGTACTTCTTGCCTTTCTGCAACATGTCACCGGAGTAACAGACAGTGGCTTCAACTACACCGCCAGCCTTCTTCACCGCATCAATACCAACCTTCAACTGgtccaagtcgttcaagGCATCAAAAACTCTGAAGATGTCGACACCGTTGTCCTTTGCCTGTTTGACGAATTGGTCAATAGCGTTGTCTGGCAAAGAAGAGTAAGCAACACCGTTGGCTCCTCTTAACAACATCTGGAAGGGGATGTTAGGAACCAATTTACGCAACTTTCTCAATCTTGCCCAAGGGTCTTCGTAGAGGAATCTCATGCACACGTCGAAAGTAGCACCACCCCAGCATTCCAACGAGAATGCACCGTTAAGCGCATGGGCTGTAGTAGGTgcaatgttcaacaaatcgaTGGTTCTGAGTCTGGTAGCCAACAATGACTGGTGGGCATCTCTCCAAGTAGTGTCGGTGATCAAGGTACCATTGAAATTACGAACCTTCTTAGCAAAGGCATCTGGTCCCTCTTCCAAAAGAACCTGTCTCCAGCCTCTTGGTGCGGGGTTGAGTTCGACGTCAATAGGAATTCCGGTTTTTGGATCGTGGATCGTAGGGATCTCAGcttcttcgttcaactttGGAAGACCAACTTGACCTTTGATGGAAGAACCATTGACAATCAAGTCAGCCAAATAgctcaagatcttgttggctCTGTTTTGAGAGGAGATCATCTGGAAAAGGGAAGGAGTATCATCAATAAAAGTCGTCCAACAGCTACCGCTAATAAACGTCTCGTTGGTCAAAAGAGCCAACAAAAATGGAATGTTGGTTTTGACACCTCTGATTCTGAATTCAATCAATGCACGCAAcatctttcttctggcgATCTCGTAGGTGGAACCAGAAGTAGAACACTTCACCAACATCGAGTCGTAATGAGGACTGATAATGGAACCAGCAAACCCGTTACCACCGTCCAATCTCACACCGTTACCACCAGAAGATCTGTACACTTCGATCTTACCGGTGTCTGGCTGGAAGTTCTTGGATGGGTCTTCGGTAGTGATTCTACACTGGATAGCAAAACCACGCGTGGTGATCTTGTCTTGCAAGAGACCCAACTGTTGCAACGAGGCACCTGCAGCAATCTGGATTTGGGCAGCTACGATATCAACTCCAGtgatttcttcagtgatTGTATGTTCAACCTGGATTCTAGGGTTGATTTCAATGAAATAGTGTCTGTTTTGTTCATCTACAAGGAACTCGGCCGTACCAGCGTTTCTGTAGTTGGCCGACTTGGCCAATTTGACGGCGTCGGTCAAGATAGCGTCTCTAACAGCCTTGGGCAAGTTCTTGGCTGGGGCAATTTCGACCACCTTCTGGTGTCTTCTTTGCACGGAACAGTCTCTTTCAAAGAGATGGATGACGTTGCCGTATCCGTCAGCCAACAATTGCACTTCGATATGTTTGGGTTTGTCTAAGAATCTCTCAATGAAACACGTACCATTACCAAAAGCAGTCTTGGCTTCGGAAGTGGCTCTCTTGAAGGCATCGCCGATGTCATCGCCTTCTCTGACGACTCTCATACCTctaccaccaccaccaaagGCAGCTTTGATGATAACAGGATAGCCGTACTTCTCCACAAAggcttcagcttcttctacagaGTCAATTGGCCCTGGGGTACCTGGGACAACTGGGACATCGTTGGCCAAAGCTAAGTTTCTAGCAGAAACCTTGTCACCAACAGCATCGATGGTTTCGTGTGTAGGTCCAATCCAGGCAATACCAGCTTCCTCGACCTTTCTGGCAAACTCAGAGTTTTCCGAAAGAAACCCGTACCCAGGGTGAATCATGTTGACGTTGTGGGTCTTTGCAATCTTGATAATTTCGTCGATTTGCAAGTAGGCACCAACGGGAGAGAATTCTCCCTTCTTACCGATAACATAAGATTCATCAGCTTTAAGACGGTGCATCGACAAACGATCTTCATGTGAGTAGATGGCTACGGTCTGCATTGACAATTCGTGAGCAGttctgaagattctgaTGGGGATTTCTCCACGGTTAGCcaccaagatcttgttcattGGGCCCAACACAGTGGAGTCTCTTCTCATCTGGTTGATCTTGCCATGGTGGTCGTGAGGAGAAAGGGACGACATGGTAATTGAGTAAGACAAGAGAAGACAGggaaagatgaagaagaaaagaaagaaattaGACTGAAAAACTGAAGTTGTTCCAGGGAAAAAATCAGCGAGTCAATTCGAGTATATATAGGTTCAGCGCAATGAGTGAGAGGCTACTTTCCACCGAAGAGATAATAAAAATTGGTATattcaataataatattaatCCTAATCCTGATGTGGAAAAGCGACACAAACAGGAACGAAAAATTACTTACCGAGCTCCATGTAcctcctcttcatcttgactTGCCCACTCCagccaattccaacaatgaGACAAGCCTGTAGCACAATGATGCTGATCCACCGCCCGCTAATAATGAAATGCCTCCCAATCCAGACTTGTGCTTGAAAATAAACACCCTACGCTTGGAAACATCATCCACCCGAAAAGTCAATGAGTCAGGGGCGTTCGGAGTTGGCTTCCAGCGGTGGAATTGAACCACCGGAGTATGTATATGGTCGACGTACTGCAGAATTAGCTCAAGTAGCAATAATTTTGTCTCGGTACGTTAGCTAATCACAATCAATCAATTAATTAGCTGAAGCAGCGATTCATCAATTGCCCATTGGCACTAATTCTGGTCTTCGTGATTTTTCGCCTTAGACTCCTGGGTTACAGTATCTCCAATTAATTTGTAT includes these proteins:
- the PYC1 gene encoding Pyruvate carboxylase (Pyruvate carboxylase (Pyruvic carboxylase 1) (PCB 1)~go_function ligase activity; catalytic activity; ATP binding~go_process metabolism), which codes for MSSLSPHDHHGKINQMRRDSTVLGPMNKILVANRGEIPIRIFRTAHELSMQTVAIYSHEDRLSMHRLKADESYVIGKKGEFSPVGAYLQIDEIIKIAKTHNVNMIHPGYGFLSENSEFARKVEEAGIAWIGPTHETIDAVGDKVSARNLALANDVPVVPGTPGPIDSVEEAEAFVEKYGYPVIIKAAFGGGGRGMRVVREGDDIGDAFKRATSEAKTAFGNGTCFIERFLDKPKHIEVQLLADGYGNVIHLFERDCSVQRRHQKVVEIAPAKNLPKAVRDAILTDAVKLAKSANYRNAGTAEFLVDEQNRHYFIEINPRIQVEHTITEEITGVDIVAAQIQIAAGASLQQLGLLQDKITTRGFAIQCRITTEDPSKNFQPDTGKIEVYRSSGGNGVRLDGGNGFAGSIISPHYDSMLVKCSTSGSTYEIARRKMLRALIEFRIRGVKTNIPFLLALLTNETFISGSCWTTFIDDTPSLFQMISSQNRANKILSYLADLIVNGSSIKGQVGLPKLNEEAEIPTIHDPKTGIPIDVELNPAPRGWRQVLLEEGPDAFAKKVRNFNGTLITDTTWRDAHQSLLATRLRTIDLLNIAPTTAHALNGAFSLECWGGATFDVCMRFLYEDPWARLRKLRKLVPNIPFQMLLRGANGVAYSSLPDNAIDQFVKQAKDNGVDIFRVFDALNDLDQLKVGIDAVKKAGGVVEATVCYSGDMLQKGKKYNLAYYVDVVDKIVAMGTHFLGIKDMAGTLKPKAATDLVSAIRAKYPDLPIHVHTHDSAGTGVASMTAAAKAGADVVDAASNSMSGMTSQPSISAILASFEGEVETGLSERLVREIDHYWAQMRLLYSCFEADLKGPDPEVYEHEIPGGQLTNLLFQAQQLGLGAKWLQTKETYKIANRVLGDVVKVTPTSKVVGDLAQFMVSNNLTEEDVNKLAGELDFPDSVLDFMEGLMGTPYGGFPEPLRTNMLGNKRQKLNERPGLSLAPVDFSALKQELVSKYGNSIKEVDLASYTMYPKVYESYRKIVEKYGDLSVLPTRYFLKGINVGEELSVEIEQGKTLIVKLLAVGEISQQKGTREVFFELNGEMRSVTVDDKTVSVETITRRKATQPNEVGAPMAGVVIEIRTQSGTDVKKGDPIAVLSAMKMEMVISAPVSGVVGEILIKEGESVDASDLITSILKHN